The following coding sequences lie in one Apium graveolens cultivar Ventura chromosome 3, ASM990537v1, whole genome shotgun sequence genomic window:
- the LOC141714409 gene encoding uncharacterized protein LOC141714409, whose product MKSSKTETSKTKDRVGLSYPMLARSKYTTWALKMKVNMQAHGVWDTVDPKDSNSNIEEKMDKTALAKAKVQTLKSEFESLKMKETEQLDDLCYKLNSLVANIRALGEPIDEGYVVKKLLRAVPTKFLQITSNIEKFGYLEKMTVEETVGSLKEHEECLKRPTDSDNKANGGDSRTKEWNRGTRDKSKVRCFNCLAYGHYVADCCKPKRDKEQRLESNLILTHDDEPALLMMKRVEEKVLLDEENVKPKLVFDINDKTGGSNVWYLDNGASNHMAGEISKFNELDEKVTGKVHFGDGSTVDIKGKGLVLFRCKNGEERLFHEVYYIPTLCNNILSLRQFSEEGNRVVMYGEFLWVYDKEKTLLMKVRRSDNRLHKILIESVESKCLMSTTEEVSWNWHSRLDHVNFQALSMMSSHKMVESMPKLVQPKKVCQGCLMSKKVKEHSNSSKI is encoded by the exons ATGAAGTCGAGTAAAACGGAGACAAGCAAAACGAAAGACAGAGTTGGTTTGAGTTATCCGATGTTGGCTCGGAGTAAGTATACGACATGGGCATTGAAAATGAAGGTGAACATGCAAGCCCATGGAGTGTGGGACACTGTTGATCCCAAGGATTCAAACTCAAATATTGAGGAAAAAATGGATAAGACTGCTTTGGCG AAGGCAAAGGTTCAAACCTTGAAATCTGAGTTTGAATCTCTGAAGATGAAGGAAACTGAACAGCTGGACGATTTATGCTACAAGCTGAACAGTTTAGTGGCTAACATACGAGCACTAGGTGAACCTATAGATGAAGGATACGTGGTGAAAAAACTCCTTAGAGCTGTACCAACAAAATTTCTGCAAATTACTTCCAATATTGAGAAATTTGGATACCTTGAGAAGATGACAGTCGAAGAAACGGTTGGTTCATTGAAGGAACATGAGGAATGTTTGAAGAGACCAACTGACTCTGAT AACAAAGCAAATGGAGGAGATAGTCGAACCAAGGAATGGAATCGTGGAACTCGAGATAAAAGTAAAGTTCGGTGTTTTAACTGTTTGGCCTATGGCCATTACGTTGCTGATTGTTGTAAGCCAAAGAGAGATAAGGAGCAACGACTGGAGTCCAATTTAATTCTAACACATGATGATGAGCCAGCTTTATTAATGATGAAACGTGTGGAGGAGAAGGTACTATTGGATGAGGAGAATGTAAAACCAAAACTAGTATTTGACATTAATGACAAAACTGGTGGTTCAAATGTTTGGTATCTGGACAACGGGGCCAGCAACCACATGGCAGGGGAGATATCGAAATTCAACGAGCTAGATGAAAAAGTGACTGGAAAAGTTCACTTCGGTGATGGATCAACAGTTGACATAAAGGGGAAAGGTTTAGTTTTATTCAGGTGCAAGAATGGCGAAGAAAGATTGTTTCACGAGGTATATTATATCCCTACTTTGTGTAATAATATTCTGAGTTTGAGGCAATTTTCCGAAGAGGGAAATCGAGTTGTTATGTATGGGGAATTTTTGTGGGTGTACGATAAGGAAAAGACGTTGTTAATGAAAGTTAGGAGATCAGACAACAGGTTACACAAGATTCTCATTGAATCTGTTGAGTCGAAGTGTCTTATGTCAACAACAGAGGAGGTGTCATGGAATTGGCATTCACGCCTGGACCATGTTAACTTTCAGGCCTTGAGCATGATGTCGAGTCACAAGATGGTTGAGAGCATGCCAAAGCTAGTACAACCAAAGAAGGTGTGTCAAGGTTGTTTAATGTCCAAGAAAGTTAAAGAGCATTCTAACTCAAGCAAAATTTAG